A window from Vigna angularis cultivar LongXiaoDou No.4 chromosome 7, ASM1680809v1, whole genome shotgun sequence encodes these proteins:
- the LOC108337626 gene encoding BTB/POZ domain-containing protein At5g48130 — MEVVSPKDCSVSSSPFSSPNIGALLKIKVITWSQQTGLPVSVRVRVKDKMFNLHKFPLTSKSGYFKKHLTDASEVELPETFPGGPETFEMIAMFVYGSSTLIDPFNVVALRCAAEFLEMTEDHCSGNLCERFDLYLNQVVLQSWDDTLIALQRCQMLLPWSEYLLIVSRCIESLAFMACMEVLDPERRRDTPVVTVEELASQAWSCEIMKDVVSQDLWMRDLIALPFDFFKRVIGSLRKQGMKEKYVSPIIVFFANKWVLSKKTRQFWESSCDEIGEGGLNSKPSVILQGVVDLLPVGDKARKVIPVGFYFALLSRSLELGLRTESKAKLQEQITSLLHFSQVEDFLVPESGAELKSSSMELETMESIISSYVASNSNVSHAPEAGNFRVAELWDAYLFNVAADPDMEPKRFMELIEKVPPSYRQNHYPLYRTTNSFLKTHPGISEDDKGAVCKYLDCQRLSQEACIEAVQNELMPLRLIVQALFLQQLNTHKAFKECSDSFRYAHCGDVSGSLSSSRCPYSASQNPGESPYTDKPELSTRPLSFLLQKDNVMQNFKFSTTEYESTSFRIQNLEQELMSLKRSLQLHNIVTKAEPNLAKSQKIKPCGLETRSLSKRRNPIGQATSCISSVNFASQRRYASRLLKIFHRITLFGSRKLKRKPGTPSQLSK; from the exons ATGGAGGTTGTGAGTCCAAAAGATTGTTCTGTTTCTTCAAGTCCTTTCTCTTCACCTAACATTGGAGCCTTGCTCAAGATCAAGGTCATCACATG GAGCCAACAGACTGGTTTACCTGTTTCTGTCCGTGTTCGAGTTAAAGATAAGATGTTCAACCTGCATAAA TTTCCTTTGACTTCGAAGAGTGGATACTTCAAGAAGCATTTAACCGATGCATCTGAGGTTGAGCTTCCGGAAACATTTCCTGGAGGACCAGAAACCTTTGAGATGATAGCCATGTTCGTTTATGGATCCTCCACATTGATTGACCCTTTTAATGTTGTGGCACTCAGGTGTGCAGCAGAGTTTCTTGAAATGACAGAAGATCATTGTTCGGGCAACCTTTGTGAAAGGTTTGATCTTTATCTCAATCAAGTGGTGTTGCAAAGTTGGGATGACACCCTTATAGCACTTCAGAGGTGCCAGATGCTGCTTCCTTGGTCTGAATATCTGTTAATAGTGAGTCGCTGCATTGAATCTCTTGCCTTCATGGCATGCATGGAGGTGCTTGATCCAGAAAGAAGAAGAGACACCCCAGTTGTGACAGTGGAGGAGTTGGCTTCCCAGGCTTGGAGCTGTGAAATAATGAAGGATGTTGTGAGCCAAGACCTGTGGATGAGGGATCTGATTGCTCTACCCTTTGACTTTTTCAAAAGGGTTATAGGGTCTTTGAGGAAACAAGGAATGAAGGAGAAGTATGTAAGTCCAATCATTGTTTTCTTTGCAAATAAGTGGGTGCTCTCTAAAAAAACACGCCAATTTTGGGAGAGTTCATGTGATGAGATTGGGGAAGGTGGCCTGAATAGCAAACCTTCAGTGATTCTACAAGGTGTTGTTGATCTTCTTCCAGTGGGTGATAAGGCTAGGAAAGTGATTCCAGTGGGGTTTTATTTTGCTTTGCTTTCTAGATCTCTTGAGTTGGGTTTGAGGACTGAAAGCAAGGCTAAGTTACAAGAACAGATTACATCACTTCTGCACTTCTCCCAAGTGGAGGATTTTCTTGTTCCTGAAAGTGGAGCAGAGTTAAAGTCCTCTAGCATGGAGTTGGAGACTATGGAAAGCATAATTTCATCATATGTAGCATCTAACTCAAATGTAAGCCATGCCCCAGAAGCTGGCAATTTCAGGGTTGCAGAACTGTGGGATGCATATCTATTCAATGTTGCAGCAGATCCAGATATGGAACCGAAGAGATTCATGGAACTCATTGAAAAGGTGCCACCATCTTATAGACAGAACCATTACCCACTTTACAGAACAACCAACAGCTTTCTCAAG ACACATCCGGGTATATCCGAAGATGATAAGGGAGCAGTGTGCAAGTATCTGGACTGTCAAAGGCTATCACAAGAGGCGTGCATTGAAGCTGTTCAAAACGAGTTGATGCCTCTACGTCTAATTGTCCAAGCACTTTTTCTTCAACAATTGAACACACACAAAGCTTTCAAAGAATGCTCAGATTCATTCAGATATGCACATTGTGGAGACGTGTCAGGAAGCTTATCAAGTTCTAGGTGTCCATATTCTGCAAGCCAGAATCCAGGAGAGAGTCCATACACTGATAAACCTGAGCTCTCTACCAGGCCCTTGAGCTTCCTGCTGCAGAAAGACAATGTGATGCAGAATTTCAAGTTCTCAACCACTGAATATGAGTCCACAAGCTTCAGGATTCAAAATCTAGAACAAGAACTCATGTCCTTGAAAAGAAGCCTTCAATTGCACAACATTGTAACAAAAGCAGAACCAAATTTGGCCAAAAGCCAGAAGATAAAGCCGTGTGGATTAGAAACTCGATCACTGAGCAAAAGGAGGAACCCAATTGGACAAGCGACTAGTTGCATCAGTTCTGTAAATTTTGCTTCACAAAGAAGGTATGCCAGCAGGTTGCTCAAGATCTTTCACCGCATAACTTTGTTTGGAAGTAGAAAACTGAAGAGAAAACCGGGAACTCCTAGTCAACTGTCCAAGTAA